From one Mycolicibacterium sp. HK-90 genomic stretch:
- a CDS encoding RNA helicase yields the protein MTTPLLDDPSDLSALQANGGDADTLFADFAGWAEANGTTLYPAQEEALIELVSGANVILATPTGSGKSLVATGAIYAALAADRVSFYTAPIKALVSEKFFALCDVFGADNVGMLTGDASVNADAPIIACTAEILANLALREGEDADIGLVVMDEFHFYGDPDRGWAWQVPLLELPKAQFLLMSATLGDVTFLRKDLTRRTGRETALVTGAERPVPLFYSYATTAMHETIADLLETKQAPIYVVHFTQASALERAQALMSVNVCTKEEKAAIAEMIGGFRFSTTFGATLSRLVRHGIGVHHAGMLPKYRRLVEQLAQAGLLKVICGTDTLGVGINVPIRTVVFSALSKYDGTRMRLLNAREFHQIAGRAGRAGYDTVGTVVVQAPDHEVENLKQFAKVADDPKKRRKLVRRKAPEGMVPWGENTMNRLIDAAPEALTSNMRVSTAMILDVVDRPGDPFAAMRRLLTDNHEPRKRQLKHIREAVGIARSLLQAGVVERLDEPEADGRRYRLTVDLPPDFALNQPLSTFALAAVDVLDPASETYALDVVSVIEATLEDPRQILAAQLNKARGEAVAQMKADGIEYDERIELLDEITYPKPLAELLEHTYEVYRQTNPWAADGHLSPKSVVREMWERALTFREYISLYGLTRSEGAVLRYLSDAFKALRSGVPAAARTEKLADIVEWLGELVRQVDSSLLDEWEQLTSPDQQAGVPVQDIRAVPVRPRPLTGNERAFTAMVRNALFRRVELFARARWDELGALDAASGWTADRWADVGEEYFDEHTEVGTGADARGPALLIFDRQPQVWRVRQILDDPAGDHDWGFDVEVDLAASDEEGAAVLRVIDAGRMG from the coding sequence ATGACCACTCCCCTGCTCGATGACCCCAGCGACCTGTCTGCGTTGCAAGCCAATGGCGGCGACGCCGACACGCTGTTCGCCGACTTCGCCGGCTGGGCCGAGGCCAACGGCACCACGCTGTACCCGGCACAGGAGGAGGCGCTGATCGAGCTGGTCAGCGGGGCGAACGTGATCCTCGCGACGCCGACGGGTTCGGGCAAGTCTCTGGTGGCCACCGGGGCGATCTATGCGGCACTCGCCGCGGACCGCGTCAGTTTCTACACCGCCCCGATCAAGGCGTTGGTCAGTGAGAAGTTCTTCGCGCTGTGCGACGTGTTCGGGGCCGACAACGTCGGCATGCTCACGGGGGACGCCTCGGTCAACGCCGACGCCCCGATCATCGCCTGCACCGCCGAGATCCTGGCCAACCTCGCGTTGCGGGAAGGTGAGGACGCCGACATCGGCCTGGTGGTGATGGACGAGTTCCACTTCTACGGCGACCCGGACCGCGGCTGGGCGTGGCAGGTGCCCCTGCTGGAACTGCCCAAAGCCCAGTTCCTGCTGATGTCGGCGACCTTGGGTGACGTGACGTTCCTGCGCAAGGACCTGACCCGGCGCACCGGTCGGGAGACGGCGCTGGTCACCGGCGCCGAACGCCCGGTGCCGCTGTTCTACTCATACGCCACCACCGCGATGCACGAGACGATCGCCGACCTGCTCGAGACCAAACAGGCGCCGATCTACGTCGTGCACTTCACCCAGGCCTCGGCGCTCGAGCGGGCGCAGGCGCTGATGAGCGTCAACGTGTGCACCAAGGAGGAGAAGGCCGCCATCGCCGAGATGATCGGTGGTTTCCGGTTTTCCACCACGTTCGGCGCCACGCTGTCCCGGCTGGTCCGGCACGGCATCGGTGTGCATCACGCCGGCATGCTGCCGAAATACCGACGGTTGGTGGAACAGCTGGCCCAGGCCGGGCTGCTCAAGGTGATCTGCGGGACCGACACCCTCGGCGTCGGCATCAACGTGCCGATCCGCACCGTCGTCTTCTCGGCCCTGTCCAAATACGACGGCACCCGGATGCGGTTGCTCAACGCCCGCGAGTTCCATCAGATCGCCGGGCGGGCCGGACGCGCCGGATACGACACCGTCGGCACCGTCGTGGTGCAGGCCCCCGACCACGAGGTGGAGAACCTCAAGCAGTTCGCGAAAGTCGCCGACGATCCGAAGAAGCGCCGAAAGCTGGTGCGCCGCAAGGCACCCGAGGGCATGGTCCCGTGGGGCGAGAACACCATGAACCGGCTGATCGACGCCGCCCCCGAAGCGTTGACCAGCAACATGCGCGTGTCCACTGCGATGATCCTCGACGTCGTGGACCGTCCCGGCGATCCGTTCGCGGCGATGCGCCGCCTGCTCACCGACAATCACGAACCCCGCAAGCGTCAGCTGAAGCACATCCGGGAGGCCGTCGGCATCGCCCGGTCCCTGCTGCAGGCCGGTGTGGTGGAACGTCTCGACGAACCCGAGGCGGACGGGCGCCGCTACCGGCTGACCGTCGACCTGCCGCCCGACTTCGCACTCAACCAACCGCTGTCGACGTTCGCCCTGGCCGCCGTCGACGTATTGGATCCCGCATCGGAAACCTATGCGCTGGACGTGGTTTCGGTGATCGAGGCCACCCTGGAAGATCCCCGTCAGATCCTGGCCGCGCAGCTGAACAAGGCCAGGGGTGAGGCGGTCGCGCAGATGAAGGCCGACGGGATCGAGTACGACGAACGCATCGAACTACTCGACGAGATCACCTATCCCAAACCGCTGGCCGAACTCCTTGAGCACACCTACGAGGTGTACCGGCAGACCAACCCGTGGGCGGCGGACGGGCACCTGTCCCCCAAGTCGGTGGTCCGCGAGATGTGGGAACGCGCCCTGACCTTCCGCGAGTACATCAGCCTGTACGGGCTGACCCGCTCCGAAGGGGCCGTGCTGCGCTACCTGTCCGACGCGTTCAAGGCGCTGCGCTCGGGTGTGCCCGCCGCAGCCCGCACCGAGAAGCTGGCCGACATCGTCGAATGGCTGGGAGAACTCGTGCGCCAGGTGGATTCGAGCCTGCTCGACGAGTGGGAACAGCTGACGAGCCCCGACCAACAGGCAGGCGTTCCCGTCCAAGACATCCGAGCGGTACCGGTCCGCCCGCGCCCACTGACCGGCAACGAGCGGGCGTTCACCGCGATGGTGCGCAACGCATTGTTCCGGCGGGTGGAGTTGTTCGCCCGGGCCCGCTGGGACGAGCTGGGTGCGCTGGACGCCGCATCGGGGTGGACGGCCGATCGCTGGGCCGATGTCGGCGAGGAGTATTTCGACGAGCACACCGAGGTGGGCACCGGGGCCGACGCACGCGGGCCGGCGTTGCTGATCTTCGACCGCCAACCGCAGGTGTGGCGGGTACGACAGATCCTCGATGATCCTGCCGGAGATCACGATTGGGGATTCGACGTGGAGGTCGACCTGGCGGCCAGCGACGAAGAAGGCGCCGCGGTGCTCCGGGTGATCGACGCCGGACGGATGGGGTAA
- the helR gene encoding RNA polymerase recycling motor ATPase HelR, protein MPADDHDIEVQSEQNYVDGLYTRLDAERIRVRDRYRTALREHGGSAVERDAEVRALAKEANRLDVADNGLCFGRLETVAGEHLYVGRLGIFDRDDDYEPLLLDWRAPLARPFYTATGANPENMRKRRQFRTLGRRVLDFTDEVLGRPTEGDEGDAALLAAVNAPRGEGMRDIVATIQAEQDEVIRNEHTGVLVVEGGPGTGKTVVALHRVAYLLYTHRERIERHGVLVVGPNEAFLNHIGRVLPSLGESDAVFMTPGDLVPGLQVTAEDAPEVAEIKGSLKILDVLAAAVADRQEVPDEPILIDLPDVTVRIDAETAQWAIEEARETGLPHNEARPTFRDIVTYVLTERAVARIGKGWLSREDKAAWEELRASVVGELDENPAFAAALDALWPILTPETLLAPLYSSPERLSAAGADPRLFRADGDAWTVSDVPLLDELVDLLGRDKAGEEAAERERREEAAYAAGVLDLMIAREDLMDDEDHLLASDLIDAEDLAERFLERDTRELAERAAADRDWTYGHVVVDEAQELSEMDWRVLMRRCPRRSFTVVGDLAQRRSAAGARTWDSMLEPYVAGRWIYRTLSVNYRTPAEIMAVAGALLADFAPGVKPPESVRSCGVQPWSRRLTVAEIPSAVEEFVRDEATRDGTSVVIGPPEVPGAVPPSETKGLEFDAVLVVEPAHILADGDRGAAELYVALTRATQRLGVLHTEPLPDALNGLAHV, encoded by the coding sequence GTGCCAGCTGACGATCACGACATCGAAGTGCAGTCCGAACAGAACTATGTCGACGGGCTCTATACCCGCTTGGACGCCGAACGCATCCGGGTGCGCGACCGGTACCGCACCGCGCTGCGTGAGCACGGCGGCAGCGCGGTAGAACGCGACGCCGAGGTGCGGGCCCTGGCCAAGGAGGCCAACCGGCTGGACGTGGCTGACAACGGCCTGTGCTTCGGCCGGCTGGAAACCGTTGCCGGAGAGCACCTCTACGTGGGGCGGCTGGGCATCTTCGACCGCGACGACGACTACGAACCGCTACTGCTGGACTGGCGGGCACCGCTGGCCCGCCCGTTCTACACCGCGACCGGCGCCAACCCCGAGAACATGCGCAAACGTCGGCAGTTCCGCACCCTGGGGCGCCGGGTGCTCGATTTCACCGACGAGGTGCTGGGCCGGCCCACCGAAGGCGACGAAGGTGACGCGGCACTGCTGGCCGCGGTGAACGCCCCGCGCGGCGAGGGCATGCGCGACATCGTGGCGACGATCCAGGCCGAGCAGGACGAGGTCATCCGCAACGAACACACCGGGGTGCTGGTGGTCGAGGGCGGACCGGGTACCGGCAAGACCGTGGTGGCGCTGCACCGGGTGGCCTACCTGCTCTACACCCACCGGGAACGGATCGAACGTCACGGCGTACTGGTCGTCGGTCCCAACGAGGCGTTCCTGAACCACATCGGCCGGGTGCTGCCGTCACTGGGCGAATCCGATGCGGTGTTCATGACCCCGGGCGACCTGGTGCCCGGACTGCAGGTCACCGCCGAGGACGCACCCGAGGTCGCCGAGATCAAGGGCTCCCTGAAGATCCTGGACGTGCTGGCGGCCGCGGTGGCCGATCGACAGGAGGTTCCGGACGAGCCGATCCTGATCGACCTCCCCGACGTCACCGTGCGCATCGACGCCGAGACCGCGCAGTGGGCCATCGAAGAAGCGCGCGAGACCGGGTTGCCGCACAACGAGGCCCGTCCCACGTTCCGCGACATCGTCACCTACGTGCTGACCGAACGGGCGGTGGCCCGCATCGGCAAGGGCTGGCTGAGCCGCGAGGACAAGGCGGCCTGGGAGGAGCTGCGCGCCAGCGTGGTCGGTGAGCTCGACGAGAACCCCGCGTTCGCCGCGGCGCTCGATGCGCTGTGGCCGATCCTGACGCCCGAGACGCTGCTCGCCCCGCTGTACTCGTCACCCGAACGGTTGTCCGCGGCCGGCGCCGACCCCCGGCTGTTCCGCGCCGACGGCGACGCCTGGACGGTGTCCGACGTGCCGTTGCTCGACGAGCTGGTCGACCTGCTGGGCCGGGACAAGGCCGGTGAGGAAGCCGCCGAACGGGAACGCCGCGAGGAAGCCGCCTACGCCGCCGGGGTGCTCGACCTGATGATCGCCCGCGAGGATCTGATGGACGACGAGGACCACCTACTGGCCAGCGACCTGATCGACGCCGAGGACCTGGCCGAGCGGTTCCTCGAACGCGACACCCGCGAACTGGCCGAACGCGCTGCGGCCGACCGGGATTGGACCTACGGTCATGTCGTGGTCGACGAAGCCCAGGAACTGTCCGAGATGGACTGGCGGGTCCTGATGCGCCGCTGTCCGCGCCGGTCCTTCACGGTGGTGGGCGACCTGGCCCAACGGCGCTCGGCGGCCGGGGCGAGAACCTGGGACAGCATGCTCGAGCCGTATGTGGCAGGCCGGTGGATCTACCGCACGCTGTCGGTCAACTACCGCACCCCGGCCGAGATCATGGCAGTGGCCGGTGCGCTGCTGGCCGATTTCGCCCCCGGGGTGAAACCGCCGGAATCCGTCCGGTCCTGCGGCGTCCAGCCGTGGTCGCGGCGGCTGACGGTTGCCGAAATCCCTTCGGCTGTAGAGGAATTCGTCCGCGACGAAGCCACCAGGGATGGCACCAGTGTGGTGATCGGGCCACCCGAGGTGCCCGGTGCGGTGCCACCGTCGGAAACCAAGGGCCTTGAGTTCGACGCGGTGCTCGTCGTGGAGCCGGCGCACATCCTGGCCGACGGTGACCGGGGGGCCGCCGAGTTGTACGTCGCCCTCACCCGCGCGACGCAGCGCCTCGGAGTCCTGCACACCGAACCCCTGCCCGACGCACTGAACGGACTCGCCCATGTCTGA
- a CDS encoding FAD-dependent oxidoreductase, which produces MSDTTCAIVGGGPAGMMLGLILARCGVAVTVLEKHADFLRDFRGDTVHPSTMRMLDELGLFDEFSKIGYSLVEKAEFPVDGNPVTLVDFRRLRQPHPYVAMVPQWDFLDLLADAGKCEPNFTLRMQTEVTGLLRSGDRVTGVRYTSPDGNGELTAELTVACDGRTSVVRHEAGLIPRDYPVPFDVWWFRLPRTEDGQYSLIPRTAPGRALIMIPRSGYFQVAYLIPKGSDARLRARGFDAFRAELTELIPEADTNSLTSWDDVKHLDVRLNRLTRWHRSGLLCIGDAAHAMSPVGGVGINVAIQDAVAAARLLYQPLREHRVTESDLAAVQRRRILPTIVTQGVQRILHRQVMQPVMAGAEVTPPGALVTVARRFPQVTAIPAYLVGTGVRPEHVPEPARR; this is translated from the coding sequence ATGTCTGACACCACCTGCGCGATCGTCGGCGGTGGGCCCGCCGGGATGATGCTCGGGCTGATCCTGGCCCGGTGCGGGGTGGCGGTGACCGTGCTGGAGAAGCACGCCGACTTCCTGCGCGATTTTCGCGGGGACACAGTGCATCCGAGCACCATGCGGATGCTCGACGAGCTGGGCCTGTTCGACGAGTTCAGCAAGATCGGCTACAGCTTGGTGGAGAAGGCCGAATTCCCGGTCGACGGAAACCCGGTGACGCTCGTCGACTTCCGGCGGCTGCGCCAGCCCCACCCGTATGTGGCGATGGTGCCGCAGTGGGATTTCCTCGATCTGCTGGCCGACGCCGGTAAGTGCGAACCCAACTTCACCTTGCGCATGCAGACCGAGGTGACCGGCCTGTTGCGCAGTGGCGACCGGGTCACCGGCGTGCGGTACACCAGCCCCGACGGGAACGGCGAGCTGACCGCCGAACTCACCGTGGCCTGCGACGGGCGCACCTCGGTGGTCAGGCACGAGGCCGGGCTGATCCCCCGGGACTACCCGGTTCCGTTCGACGTGTGGTGGTTCCGGTTGCCGCGCACCGAAGACGGGCAATACTCGTTGATCCCGCGCACCGCCCCGGGACGCGCGCTGATCATGATCCCCCGCAGCGGCTACTTCCAGGTCGCCTACCTGATCCCGAAAGGCAGCGACGCCAGGCTCCGGGCCCGCGGATTCGACGCGTTCCGCGCCGAGCTCACCGAGCTGATCCCCGAGGCCGACACGAACAGCCTCACCTCCTGGGACGACGTCAAACACCTTGACGTGCGGCTGAATCGGCTCACCCGGTGGCACCGCAGCGGCCTGCTGTGCATCGGTGATGCCGCCCATGCCATGTCGCCCGTGGGCGGGGTCGGGATCAACGTGGCGATCCAGGACGCCGTCGCAGCCGCGCGCCTGCTGTACCAACCGCTGCGCGAGCACCGGGTCACCGAGTCCGACCTGGCCGCCGTGCAACGCAGGCGCATCCTGCCCACCATCGTCACCCAGGGCGTCCAGCGCATCCTTCATCGCCAGGTCATGCAGCCGGTGATGGCCGGAGCCGAGGTCACCCCGCCGGGAGCCCTCGTGACCGTCGCACGGAGATTCCCACAAGTCACCGCGATCCCCGCCTACCTGGTGGGCACCGGAGTGCGCCCAGAACACGTACCCGAGCCGGCCCGCCGATAG
- a CDS encoding TetR/AcrR family transcriptional regulator, with translation MAGKQNPEQRRRELCDAAITLLAREGIKGVTHLKVDRKAGVPDGTTSFYFRTSSALIRAAANRIADLDLADLTAAIGSGAHGDGPSAAAGLARLVIRSGTGARLVRSKARYELVMPSSRDSGLAEAFSHNQERFLELHRNVVAGLCPDGSDPALIDEKAYVLLTFISGLMLALARGDRTIDSAEQLLDIIVAVVAAAPATSHRERVAAVDR, from the coding sequence GTGGCAGGCAAACAGAATCCCGAGCAGCGCCGGCGCGAATTGTGTGATGCGGCAATAACTCTGCTGGCCCGCGAGGGCATCAAGGGCGTCACGCATCTGAAGGTCGACCGCAAGGCCGGGGTCCCGGACGGAACCACGTCGTTCTACTTCCGCACCAGTTCGGCGCTGATCCGGGCGGCGGCCAACCGGATCGCCGATCTCGACCTCGCCGATCTCACGGCGGCCATCGGGTCCGGGGCCCACGGGGACGGCCCGTCGGCGGCGGCCGGACTGGCCCGGCTGGTCATCCGGTCCGGCACGGGAGCGCGGCTGGTCCGGAGCAAGGCCCGCTACGAACTCGTCATGCCGTCGAGCCGGGATTCGGGGCTGGCCGAGGCGTTCAGCCACAATCAGGAACGTTTCCTCGAACTGCACCGCAACGTGGTGGCCGGGCTCTGCCCAGACGGCAGCGACCCCGCGCTGATCGACGAAAAAGCCTACGTACTGCTGACTTTCATCAGCGGGCTGATGCTCGCCCTGGCCCGCGGCGACCGCACGATCGACTCCGCCGAGCAGCTCCTCGACATCATAGTCGCGGTCGTCGCGGCGGCCCCGGCAACCTCACATCGCGAACGAGTAGCCGCCGTTGACCGGTAG
- a CDS encoding SDR family NAD(P)-dependent oxidoreductase gives MTLQFDLSGRRVLITGAGQGVGRGLADAFAAGGATVLVNDLRADRAEAVAEELRSAGAEAVPVPFDVTDYDAATQAITDASAEARPIDILVNNAGNAGAEGFAARMPFAETTPADWEPFLQVNLYGVLNCTRAVLPTMVERQWGRIVTIVSDAGRTGDASGAVYAAAKAGAAGLTRSIALENGRYGITANNIALGTMRTPLTEPLWAEMADSPQAKAILSRYPVRRPGLPEDVAYLAVLLASDHGSWITGQTLPVNGGYSFAM, from the coding sequence ATGACGCTGCAATTCGATCTGTCCGGCCGAAGGGTGCTGATCACCGGCGCCGGCCAGGGTGTGGGGCGGGGTCTCGCCGATGCCTTCGCCGCGGGCGGGGCCACCGTGCTGGTCAACGATCTGCGGGCCGACCGGGCCGAGGCTGTCGCCGAAGAGTTGCGTTCCGCCGGAGCGGAGGCGGTGCCGGTGCCGTTCGACGTCACGGACTACGACGCCGCCACGCAGGCCATCACCGACGCCTCGGCGGAGGCCCGACCCATCGACATCCTGGTCAACAATGCCGGCAACGCCGGCGCCGAGGGATTCGCCGCTCGAATGCCCTTCGCCGAGACCACGCCGGCCGACTGGGAGCCCTTCCTGCAGGTGAATCTGTACGGCGTGCTGAATTGCACGCGGGCCGTACTGCCGACGATGGTGGAGCGGCAATGGGGCCGGATCGTCACGATCGTGTCCGACGCCGGACGGACCGGAGATGCCAGCGGCGCCGTGTACGCGGCGGCCAAAGCCGGTGCCGCGGGTCTGACCCGATCGATCGCGCTCGAGAACGGCCGCTACGGCATCACCGCCAACAACATCGCGCTCGGCACCATGCGGACTCCGCTCACCGAGCCGCTGTGGGCTGAGATGGCCGATTCCCCGCAGGCCAAGGCCATCCTGTCGCGCTATCCCGTCCGCAGGCCGGGCCTTCCCGAGGATGTCGCCTATCTGGCCGTGCTGCTGGCCAGCGACCACGGCTCCTGGATCACCGGCCAGACCCTACCGGTCAACGGCGGCTACTCGTTCGCGATGTGA
- a CDS encoding DUF6766 family protein: MRHVRRWGAVYVLLVLFIGSWIGQFITQLQTFHSEQAAHGQPFLWSEYWSDFFASTLENWQSEWLQLIFQAILLLGAKHWIFKVDADDVERIEAKIDRIQDRLGLPTPPPEEEQSEQVIR; this comes from the coding sequence ATGCGGCATGTTCGTCGATGGGGCGCGGTATACGTATTGCTGGTGTTGTTCATCGGTTCGTGGATCGGACAGTTCATCACCCAACTTCAGACATTTCATTCCGAGCAGGCCGCGCATGGCCAGCCGTTCCTGTGGTCGGAGTACTGGAGTGACTTCTTTGCCAGCACACTGGAGAACTGGCAGAGCGAGTGGTTGCAGCTGATCTTCCAGGCCATCTTGTTGCTCGGCGCCAAGCACTGGATCTTCAAGGTCGATGCCGACGACGTGGAACGGATCGAAGCGAAGATCGACCGCATCCAGGACCGGCTCGGTCTTCCCACGCCACCGCCGGAGGAGGAGCAGAGCGAGCAGGTGATCCGCTGA
- a CDS encoding VOC family protein, with translation MPDHDVRMIILSTDDLDESIRFYSETLGMPLKFRDGAHFAALDGGSLTLALATAVDHPIPGQVVVGIKTADVDAAAKAIEESGGGIIKHPYDDAHERRAVVYDNKGNGLVFYSPLAR, from the coding sequence ATGCCCGATCACGACGTGCGGATGATCATCTTGTCGACCGACGACCTGGATGAGTCGATCCGCTTCTACAGCGAGACGCTGGGAATGCCGCTGAAGTTCCGCGACGGCGCCCACTTCGCCGCGCTCGACGGTGGATCGCTGACCCTCGCCCTTGCCACCGCGGTGGATCACCCGATCCCCGGTCAGGTCGTCGTCGGGATCAAGACCGCCGACGTGGACGCTGCGGCCAAGGCCATCGAGGAAAGCGGCGGCGGAATCATCAAGCACCCGTACGACGATGCGCACGAGCGCCGGGCCGTGGTCTACGACAACAAGGGCAACGGCCTGGTGTTCTACAGCCCGTTGGCTCGCTAG
- a CDS encoding TetR/AcrR family transcriptional regulator, with protein sequence MPSSPARPRNAAATREAILDSAVRHFAEAGYDGAGVREIAQDAGVTAMMVNRYFGSKEQLFAEAVDTSFAPALFIAEQSEHVARDAAAMLVARTDPEADAPAPFLIMLRSVSNPRAAEIVRDAIERHVGARLARQLPEPGRQVRTDVILSVISGVILMRKVVGARSLRESTDDLIELIEAVFASVVATTSG encoded by the coding sequence ATGCCCTCCAGCCCCGCCAGGCCGCGCAACGCAGCCGCCACCCGCGAAGCGATTCTGGATTCGGCCGTCAGGCATTTCGCCGAAGCCGGTTACGACGGTGCGGGGGTACGCGAGATCGCCCAGGACGCCGGTGTCACGGCGATGATGGTCAACCGGTACTTCGGGTCGAAGGAACAGCTGTTCGCCGAAGCCGTCGATACGTCGTTCGCACCCGCGCTCTTCATTGCCGAGCAATCCGAGCATGTCGCCCGCGATGCGGCGGCCATGCTGGTCGCGCGAACAGACCCGGAAGCCGATGCGCCGGCGCCCTTCCTGATCATGCTGCGGTCGGTGTCGAATCCCCGGGCGGCAGAGATCGTGCGGGACGCGATCGAGCGCCACGTCGGTGCCCGCCTGGCCCGGCAGCTGCCCGAGCCGGGCCGTCAGGTCCGCACCGATGTGATCTTGTCGGTGATCAGTGGCGTGATTCTGATGCGGAAGGTCGTCGGCGCCCGCTCGCTGCGAGAGAGTACCGATGATCTCATCGAGCTGATAGAGGCCGTGTTCGCCTCGGTCGTCGCTACGACGTCCGGCTAG
- a CDS encoding SDR family NAD(P)-dependent oxidoreductase, translating into MSDQPHVFLVTGASRGLGRAITEAALAAGHRVVAGARSPEALADLRSDHLAVVELDVTNEDQVRAAVDTAVTRFGRLDVLVNNAGYANMGAIEDVDFDDFRTQIDTNFFGVVRLTQAVLPVMRTQRSGHIIQISSVGGRLVRAGLGAYQSAKWAVTGFSGVLAREVSPLGIKVTVLEPGGMRTDWAGSSMRVDPVRDDYAATVGASAAQSNPEHLGASDPVKVAELLLQVVDMADPPARLLVGPDAYRYATAAGRELLADDARWESLSLSTAADDASAEQLDPLGSASR; encoded by the coding sequence ATGTCCGACCAACCGCACGTCTTCCTCGTCACCGGCGCCTCACGCGGATTGGGGCGGGCCATCACCGAGGCCGCATTGGCCGCAGGACACCGCGTCGTCGCAGGAGCCCGCTCCCCCGAGGCGCTGGCCGACCTGCGCTCCGATCACTTGGCCGTCGTCGAACTCGACGTGACCAACGAAGATCAGGTGCGCGCCGCGGTCGACACCGCCGTGACCCGCTTCGGTCGCCTCGACGTATTGGTCAACAACGCCGGCTACGCCAATATGGGCGCGATCGAGGACGTCGATTTCGACGACTTCCGCACCCAGATCGACACGAACTTCTTCGGCGTCGTCCGTCTCACCCAGGCAGTACTGCCGGTGATGCGCACCCAGCGGTCGGGGCACATCATCCAAATCTCCTCCGTGGGCGGACGATTGGTCAGAGCCGGCCTGGGCGCCTACCAGTCGGCGAAGTGGGCCGTCACCGGATTCTCCGGTGTCCTGGCGCGCGAAGTCTCACCGCTGGGCATCAAGGTCACGGTGCTCGAACCCGGTGGGATGCGCACCGACTGGGCGGGTTCGTCGATGCGGGTCGATCCGGTGCGGGACGACTATGCCGCGACGGTGGGAGCCTCAGCTGCTCAGAGCAACCCCGAGCACCTCGGCGCGAGCGACCCGGTGAAGGTGGCCGAGCTGCTGTTGCAGGTGGTCGACATGGCCGATCCCCCGGCCCGGCTCCTGGTCGGCCCCGACGCCTACCGCTATGCCACCGCCGCCGGGCGCGAACTGCTCGCCGACGACGCACGCTGGGAGTCGCTCAGCCTGTCGACCGCGGCCGATGACGCGAGCGCCGAACAATTGGACCCCCTGGGTTCGGCGAGTCGCTAA